In Juglans regia cultivar Chandler chromosome 13, Walnut 2.0, whole genome shotgun sequence, the following proteins share a genomic window:
- the LOC108986983 gene encoding chromatin remodeling protein SHL-like isoform X4 produces MAKPKAPRRTLDSYTVKHINKTIRAGDCVLMRPSDPSKPSYVAKIDRIEADGRGANVKVHVRWYYRPEESIGGRRQFHGSKEVFLSDHFDVQSADTIEGKCTVHTFKSYTKLDAVGNEDFFCRFEYNSSTGAFNPDRVAVYCKCEMPYNPDDLMVQCEGCSDWSEEVAEFSCFQTLGYEGICIH; encoded by the exons ATGGCCAAACCCAAGGCTCCAAGACGAACCCTTGACTCTTACACGGTCAAACACATCAACAAAACCATCCGAG CCGGGGACTGTGTCCTCATGCGGCCGTCGGATCCATCGAAGCCGTCGTACGTGGCGAAGATCGATCGGATTGAAGCGGACGGCCGTGGGGCCAACGTGAAGGTCCACGTCAGATGGTACTACCGGCCCGAGGAGTCGATCGGCGGCAGACGGCAATTCCACGGCTCCAAGGAGGTTTTCCTCTCGGATCACTTCGACGTCCAGAGTGCCGATACCATCGAGGGCAAGTGTACGGTCCACACATTCAAGAGCTACACCAAGCTCGATGCCGTCGGGAACGAAGACTTCTTCTGCCGTTTCGAGTACAATTCCTCTACTGGAGCTTTCAATCCCGATAGAGTCGCCGT GTATTGCAAGTGTGAGATGCCTTACAACCCTGATGATCTAATGGTTCAGTGTGAAGGGTGCAGTGACTG GTCAGAAGAAGTTGCAGAGTTCTCATGCTTCCAGACACTCGGATATGAAGGTATTTGCATCCATTGA
- the LOC108986983 gene encoding chromatin remodeling protein SHL-like isoform X2, with protein MAKPKAPRRTLDSYTVKHINKTIRAGDCVLMRPSDPSKPSYVAKIDRIEADGRGANVKVHVRWYYRPEESIGGRRQFHGSKEVFLSDHFDVQSADTIEGKCTVHTFKSYTKLDAVGNEDFFCRFEYNSSTGAFNPDRVAVYCKCEMPYNPDDLMVQCEGCSDWFHPACINMTVEEARRLDHFFCENCSSEGQKKLQSSHASRHSDMKVETKRRRR; from the exons ATGGCCAAACCCAAGGCTCCAAGACGAACCCTTGACTCTTACACGGTCAAACACATCAACAAAACCATCCGAG CCGGGGACTGTGTCCTCATGCGGCCGTCGGATCCATCGAAGCCGTCGTACGTGGCGAAGATCGATCGGATTGAAGCGGACGGCCGTGGGGCCAACGTGAAGGTCCACGTCAGATGGTACTACCGGCCCGAGGAGTCGATCGGCGGCAGACGGCAATTCCACGGCTCCAAGGAGGTTTTCCTCTCGGATCACTTCGACGTCCAGAGTGCCGATACCATCGAGGGCAAGTGTACGGTCCACACATTCAAGAGCTACACCAAGCTCGATGCCGTCGGGAACGAAGACTTCTTCTGCCGTTTCGAGTACAATTCCTCTACTGGAGCTTTCAATCCCGATAGAGTCGCCGT GTATTGCAAGTGTGAGATGCCTTACAACCCTGATGATCTAATGGTTCAGTGTGAAGGGTGCAGTGACTG GTTTCATCCTGCTTGTATAAACATGACTGTGGAGGAAGCTAGAAGACTagatcatttcttttgtgaAAATTGTTCCTCTGAAGGTCAGAAGAAGTTGCAGAGTTCTCATGCTTCCAGACACTCGGATATGAAG GTGGAGACAAAACGACGTCGGAGGTGA
- the LOC108986983 gene encoding chromatin remodeling protein SHL-like isoform X1, which translates to MAKPKAPRRTLDSYTVKHINKTIRAGDCVLMRPSDPSKPSYVAKIDRIEADGRGANVKVHVRWYYRPEESIGGRRQFHGSKEVFLSDHFDVQSADTIEGKCTVHTFKSYTKLDAVGNEDFFCRFEYNSSTGAFNPDRVAVYCKCEMPYNPDDLMVQCEGCSDWFHPACINMTVEEARRLDHFFCENCSSEGQKKLQSSHASRHSDMKVFASIEVPSV; encoded by the exons ATGGCCAAACCCAAGGCTCCAAGACGAACCCTTGACTCTTACACGGTCAAACACATCAACAAAACCATCCGAG CCGGGGACTGTGTCCTCATGCGGCCGTCGGATCCATCGAAGCCGTCGTACGTGGCGAAGATCGATCGGATTGAAGCGGACGGCCGTGGGGCCAACGTGAAGGTCCACGTCAGATGGTACTACCGGCCCGAGGAGTCGATCGGCGGCAGACGGCAATTCCACGGCTCCAAGGAGGTTTTCCTCTCGGATCACTTCGACGTCCAGAGTGCCGATACCATCGAGGGCAAGTGTACGGTCCACACATTCAAGAGCTACACCAAGCTCGATGCCGTCGGGAACGAAGACTTCTTCTGCCGTTTCGAGTACAATTCCTCTACTGGAGCTTTCAATCCCGATAGAGTCGCCGT GTATTGCAAGTGTGAGATGCCTTACAACCCTGATGATCTAATGGTTCAGTGTGAAGGGTGCAGTGACTG GTTTCATCCTGCTTGTATAAACATGACTGTGGAGGAAGCTAGAAGACTagatcatttcttttgtgaAAATTGTTCCTCTGAAGGTCAGAAGAAGTTGCAGAGTTCTCATGCTTCCAGACACTCGGATATGAAGGTATTTGCATCCATTGAAGTTCCCTCCGTTTGA
- the LOC108986983 gene encoding chromatin remodeling protein SHL-like isoform X3 — MAKPKAPRRTLDSYTVKHINKTIRAGDCVLMRPSDPSKPSYVAKIDRIEADGRGANVKVHVRWYYRPEESIGGRRQFHGSKEVFLSDHFDVQSADTIEGKCTVHTFKSYTKLDAVGNEDFFCRFEYNSSTGAFNPDRVAVYCKCEMPYNPDDLMVQCEGCSDWSEEVAEFSCFQTLGYEGGDKTTSEVTRHINIR, encoded by the exons ATGGCCAAACCCAAGGCTCCAAGACGAACCCTTGACTCTTACACGGTCAAACACATCAACAAAACCATCCGAG CCGGGGACTGTGTCCTCATGCGGCCGTCGGATCCATCGAAGCCGTCGTACGTGGCGAAGATCGATCGGATTGAAGCGGACGGCCGTGGGGCCAACGTGAAGGTCCACGTCAGATGGTACTACCGGCCCGAGGAGTCGATCGGCGGCAGACGGCAATTCCACGGCTCCAAGGAGGTTTTCCTCTCGGATCACTTCGACGTCCAGAGTGCCGATACCATCGAGGGCAAGTGTACGGTCCACACATTCAAGAGCTACACCAAGCTCGATGCCGTCGGGAACGAAGACTTCTTCTGCCGTTTCGAGTACAATTCCTCTACTGGAGCTTTCAATCCCGATAGAGTCGCCGT GTATTGCAAGTGTGAGATGCCTTACAACCCTGATGATCTAATGGTTCAGTGTGAAGGGTGCAGTGACTG GTCAGAAGAAGTTGCAGAGTTCTCATGCTTCCAGACACTCGGATATGAAG GTGGAGACAAAACGACGTCGGAGGTGACTCGGCACATAAACATAAGGTAG